The genomic DNA TTGATCTACGAGGTGCGATCGGAACAGTTGGATGCGATCGATCAGGCGGCAATCCATCAGGCACTCAGCGCAGCACACACCTACACGATTCAGGCGGATCTGGTGAGTCAGTTGGCTCGTCCGCGTCTGCCGGAACTGGGTACCGGGACTTGTTTAACGCCGATCGACGCTCTCAAGACCTATCTAGAAAATCAGCCCCACCTGTCGGAACTGGCGGCAGAAATGCTGGAAACGGCTCATTTACTGCTGTCTACCGAAGAGGAATGGGCAGGAGTGGGGGATTTGAAACTGCCGGACGAGGATTGGCTGCTGGAGGAACCTGCGAACGAGCAGTTGAGATTGCTCTAATTGTCTGCTTAACAGTCCAGATTTTGATGGCCAGATTTTGATGGTATGATCTAGCTTCTGGATACTATAATTGCTAGTTGGGCAACCAAATCAGGTTAACCAATTAGAGTTTATTTTGCTGGCTGCATCCTCAACCGAAGCAGTGAGCAGTATTTTTTTGAACAGGAGCAACATTTTCAGGCATGATCAAGCTGCGATTAAAGCGGTTCGGTAAGAAGTTTGAGGCGAGCTACCGGATTGTGGCAATGAACGACACCTCTCGCCGGGACGGTCGCGCCCTCGAAGAATTGGGCTTTTACAACCCCAGAACTGACGAAGTAAAGCTGAAGGAAGATGCGATTCGTCGCCGCCTGGAGCAGGGCGCACAGCCAACCGATACCGTGCGTCGCATTCTGGAGAAAGCCAATCTGGTTCCCGCTCGGTATAAAGGCTAAGACCTAAAGTTAGAACCTGAATTCGGGCAAGTTGGGTGAGATGGGTTAAGGGCTGTTTGACAAGGTGTCCGTTCTACCCGAACCGCCCCCCTCACTCTCCAATTATTTCTCTCCGCTCCTCAGGAGCGAGTAGGGAGAATCAGCTAAGCCATCCGACAAGAAGTTTCATCTGGCATCATTCGATTAAACCTGTGTCTCAAACCAGCCCCGATTACACTAAACTTGTGCGCTTCCTGGTGCAGCCGTTTCTAGATTCCCCAGAATCCCTGCGGATGGATTGCGAAGTTTCTCCGCGTACCTCGCGTGTGCTGATTCGTCTGGCAATCGAGGGAGAGGACAAAGGGCGAGTCTTTGGGCGGGGCGGACGCAATATTCAGGCAATCCGGACAGTCGTTCAGGCATTGGCGCAAGCAGCAGGACACGCTGTACATCTAGAAGTTTTTGGCGGCACAGGCGGACAGCCCCACGGACGGGACGAGCGCAGAGATGATCGGAGAGACGATCGCAGACATGGCGGAGATAGACCTCCCCGATCGCAGCCTTCCCGCAGACCTCGTTCCCGCTAGGGTGAGCATCCGAAGAACCCGATAAATTTGCTAATGTCGTAGTAGAGCTAGCGGTTTCAACGTTCCCCTGGCTCAAACTGAATGGGAACTACGCTTACAATCGATTTACCAACCCCCGCAAGCGCGATCGCTCTGGCAGGTCCGCAGGAATCTAACCTGAAGTACCTGAGTCAGCAAACTGGAGCCTCCCTGGTTCTGCGAGGGCAGTCTGTTTTAATTACCGGAACCGAGAATCAGGTCGAACTGACGCAAAGGCTGATTCGATCGCTCGAACCCTACTGGAGTCAGGACAAGCCGATTACCGAAGTCGATATTCAGACCGTCCGCCACGCGATTAATACGCACCGGGAAGACGACCTGGAAATGCTGCAACGGGACGTCATTGTCCGCACTCGCAAGGGCGAAGAAATCCGGGCAAAAACCTTTAAGCAGCGGCAGTACATCGAATCGATTCGCAAGAATGATCTGACCTTTTGCATTGGACCTGCTGGTACCGGGAAAACCTATCTGGCAGCAATGGTGGCAGTCCAGGCGCTTCTGGCGAATCAGGTAGAGCGACTAATTCTCACCCGTCCGGCAGTCGAGGCAGGGGAGAAGCTGGGCTTTCTGCCCGGAGATCTTCAGCAAAAGGTTAACCCCTATCTGCGTCCGCTCTACGATGCGCTGTACGAAATGATCGAGCCGGAGAAGATCGCCAACCTGATGGAGCGCGGCATTATCGAAGTGGCACCGATCGCCTATATGCGTGGACGGACGCTGAACAACGCCTTTGTGATTCTGGACGAGGCGCAAAACACCACTCCGGCACAAATGAAAATGGTGCTGACCCGCATTGGATTTCGATCGCGCATGGTGGTTACGGGAGACATTACCCAGACCGATTTGCCGTCCTACCAGGAGTCGGGATTAGCCGTCGCGCAGCGCATCCTGAAGAACGTGGATGGAATTGCTTTTTGCCAGTTGACTAAGGCAGACGTGGTACGAAACCCACTGGTGCAGAGAATTGTGGCAGCCTATGAGTCGTTTGAGCAGCCGCAGAAGGAGCAGCGGGGCGATCGTGCGCCCTCCCCTTAAAATTCCTTTCTCATTCCCAAGAGAGGGACTTTGAGAGGCACAGGCTTCTTGAGTTCACAGAGAATTTGTACGGCTCCGGCTCCCCCTCTCTCAAGTTGGGAAAAGAGCTTGGGGGAGGAGAGCTTTCACGCGAGCAATCCATACATCCGATAATCTTTCAAACTGTGAATCTGCGTAACAAAACTGTAGCCTCATAAATTTTCCTAACCAGACGATCGCATCTCACTCATCGGCGAGTTAATCTTAAGTTAAAGCACTTGGGATCGAGTTTTAACTGTTAGCTTTTAGCATTTCCTTCCTCGCCATCAGCTTCATTACACCCCCTACAAAAACTGCACGTTTCGATTTCTCTACATCGGCTGATTGCTATTTCCAGAATGCTGATTGCTTCATCCCTGAAATGAGGCAGCGTGGTGAATAGGCTGCTTCTGCTTTGCCGTTCATTTCCATATTTTCCGAATTAAGGAAAAAGGATGAATATTATGAGTGAGAAAGTTTTGTCTGGCTCACGAAACGTGGCGATCGTGGGACCGTATCTCAGTGGTAAGACTTCTTTGCTGGAAAGCCTTTTGTGGGTGACAAACGCAACGACACGCAAAGGCAAAATTGCAGATAAAAATACCGTCGGGGATGCTGCTCAAGAAGCCCGCGATCGCCAGATGTCGGTTGAAGTCAACGCTGCCAGCACGGAATACGGCGGCGTTTCTTTTACGTTTGTAGATTGCCCCGGCTCCGTGGAATTCATGCAGGAAACGCTTGATGCGTTGATGGGAGTCGATGCGGCGATCGTCGTTTGTGAGCCGGACTGCAATCGCGTGTTAACGCTGGCTCCGCTGTTTCAATTTTTAGATGATTGGGAAATTCCCCACCTGGTTTTTGTCAACAAAATGGATCGCGCCCATGCGAGTTTTGCTGACATTTTGCAGGCATTGAAATCCGTTTCCAGCCGTCCGTTAGTTCCGCATCAATACCCAATTGGACAGGGCGAAACGATTACCGGATTTATTGATTTAATTACCGAGCAAGCCTACCAATACCATCCCGGCGCACCCGCCGACCCCATTCCACTGCCGGAAGACCTGAGAGAGCAAGAACACGCTGCCCGTGCAGAAATGCTGGAAACCTTGGCGGACTTTGACGATCATCTGCTAGAAGAACTGCTGGAGGACATCGAACCGCCGCAGGACGAGATCCTGAAAGATCTGAAGATGGAACTCAGCGCCGACCTGATCGTGCCCGTGCTGGTGGGCATAGCCGAGCAGGATTTTGGTGTGCGTCCTCTGCTGGAAGCTCTGCTGCGCGAAGCTCCTGAACCGGAAGTGATGGCAGAACGGCGCGGCATGAAGGCGGATAGTCAGACACCTGTTGCCCAGGTTCTCAAGACCTACTGCACGGCTCAGGGTGGCAAACTGTCGCTGGTGCGCGTTTGGCAAGGCAAACTCACGGACGGCATGACCCTCAGCGGAGTCCGTGTCGGTGGAATGTATCGCCTCACCGGACAGCAGCAGCAAACCCTCCAGGAGGCTCCCACCGGATCGATCGTTGCTCTGGGACGAATGGAAGGCATTAAAACCGGGGATACCCTCAGCAGCGATGCAAACGTGAAGCCCCTCCCAACTGCCGATCGCCTGGAACCCGTTTATGCCTTGGCAATCGTTTCTGAGAAGCGCAGCGATGAAGTGAAGCTCAGTTCTGCCCTCGCGAAACTAATGGAAGAAGATCGATCGCTCCACTGGGAACAGCACGGCGATACCCATGAGGTGATTTTGTGGGGACAGGGCGAGATTCATCTCCAGGTAGCACTCGATCGCCTGCGTCGGAAGTACGGACTGCCGATGAACACCCATATGCCCCAGGTACCCTACAAGGAAACGATCAAGCGGGTTGCCACCAACGTTCACGGACGCTATAAGCGGCAGACAGGCGGACATGGACAGTTTGGTGATGTCTATATTGATATCAAGCCATTGCCGCGCGGCACAGGGTTTAACTTCGATGAAAAGATCGTGGGGGGTGTCGTTCCACGTCAGTACATTCCGGGCGTGGAAATGGGCGTGCGGGAATTCCTGAATCACGGTCCGCTGGGCTTCCCGGTCGTAGATGTGGCGGTAACGCTGACTAACGGCTCCTATCACTCAGTAGACAGTTCGGAGCAAGCCTTTAAGCAGGCAGCCCGGATTGCCATGCAGGAAGGACTGGTGAAATGTGAACCGAGTCTACTGGAGCCGATTCTTGCCGTCACGATTTCGGTGCCCAATACCTTTACTTCCAATACGCTGCGGCTGATCAACGGTCGGCGCGGTCAAGTGCTGGGCTATGAAGCAAAACCCAACTGGAACGGCTGGGACGAAGTGCAAGCACAGATTCCCCAGGCGGAAATGCAAAACCTGATTGTGGAACTGCGATCGCTGACGATGGGCGTTGGCTCCTTCCGCTGGCAGTTTGACCACTTGCAGGAAGTTCCTGAGAAGGTGGCGGAAAAGGTGGTTGCCAAGGCTAGCTCAGGTAATGGTCACGGTCACGGCTAGGAGAACTCTCCTGTTTGTGTGAAGTTGAATGGGGTGGACGTCGGTTCACCCTTTTTTTTTGCGCTCCTATTTACCTCTTCAGGGAGCTTTCGTATAGCAAAGAGAATATCGACAAAGGAAATATAACAAGGAAACATAACAAAGAGGCATCCAGTTCACCTCAGAACTCAATGCCTCTCCGGATTAATTCAATTTGCTATAGGTTTGCGCTACACGGGGATGGCTTGAGGGGTTGCCAGTGCCAGGATGTGGTAGCAGGAGGGGGTGTCGGCTCCGAGTAGATCCGCAATGCGGGAGCGGATTTTAACGTGGAGGTCTTGAACGGAGTCGGTAAAATCGTGCTGAACGTGGAGAACAGCTGTTTGTCTTTGGAATTCTGTACCGTAGTACGCCACGAAGTAGGTGTAGCGGTTTTCATTCGGAGCGTTGAGAACGAAATCCTTCATTGAATCAGATCTCCTAGTGAAGCTGGTAGGGTTTGCTTTCTAATCGACGAGGCAGAGAGGAGTTGAACAATCAAAGCAACGGATCTTTAGGAATGCTGCGATCGCAGCGGGTGGAGCGGGGGAAATCCTGTGGCACGTTTGCTTTGCGTTTTGCTCCGGGCTTTGCTCAGGTGGGCAATGCTTAAGCTGCCTCTCAAAAGAACTACAGGATATGACCTATGCTTTCCGGTTATTTGTTTCTGGTTTATCTGTTTTTTAAAGTGCCCTTTCCGGTTGAGAATTGATCGCTATCTGTAAAAGAATGACAGTAGAAATTATTCTTCAACCTGAATAATTAAATTCTCCTTAAATTTACCTTCACCTTTGCAGTTTGTGCTTCTGGGAAGCTTTGCTTTCTATCTGTGGGTTGAGGCGGAAGATAGAAACCTGCTCTAGAATCCTCGACCCTCATGATAGTGTAAACGAATTTAACAGGTTGTGGCAGTGCTTTTTCCCTAATTATTAATGTTCCCTGATGTTTAATCAATTTTTCATCCTGCGATCGGGTGAGCCAAGAGGATAAACCTGCGCCGCAAGAGGGAATTCGGCATATGCAATTGGGCGGGGCAATGGGGAGGATAGGCTATAATTCTCCTTTGGCTATCGATTTTCGCTTGGCTGTCGATTTCTGACAATCGATTCATCTATGGATTCACGGGTAGGAGCATGACTTTTCCAGATTTTGAGCAATTCGCTGCACTGGCTCAGCAGGGTAACTTTGTTCCTGTATATCAGGAATGGGTTGCCGATCTGGATACTCCCGTTTCCGCCTGGTATAAGGTCTGCGCCGGACAGCCCTACAGCTTTTTGCTGGAATCCGTAGAAGGGGGCGATCGAATTGGGCGCTATAGCTTCCTGGGCTGCGATCCGCTGTGGATTTTGGAGGCAAGGGGCAACAAGACGATTCAAACCTACCGGGATGGCTCCACCTCTGAGTTTGAGGGTGATCCGTTTACCGCATTAGCGACCTGTCTGGAA from Leptolyngbya ohadii IS1 includes the following:
- a CDS encoding KH domain-containing protein; amino-acid sequence: MSQTSPDYTKLVRFLVQPFLDSPESLRMDCEVSPRTSRVLIRLAIEGEDKGRVFGRGGRNIQAIRTVVQALAQAAGHAVHLEVFGGTGGQPHGRDERRDDRRDDRRHGGDRPPRSQPSRRPRSR
- a CDS encoding PhoH family protein, producing MGTTLTIDLPTPASAIALAGPQESNLKYLSQQTGASLVLRGQSVLITGTENQVELTQRLIRSLEPYWSQDKPITEVDIQTVRHAINTHREDDLEMLQRDVIVRTRKGEEIRAKTFKQRQYIESIRKNDLTFCIGPAGTGKTYLAAMVAVQALLANQVERLILTRPAVEAGEKLGFLPGDLQQKVNPYLRPLYDALYEMIEPEKIANLMERGIIEVAPIAYMRGRTLNNAFVILDEAQNTTPAQMKMVLTRIGFRSRMVVTGDITQTDLPSYQESGLAVAQRILKNVDGIAFCQLTKADVVRNPLVQRIVAAYESFEQPQKEQRGDRAPSP
- a CDS encoding elongation factor G translates to MSEKVLSGSRNVAIVGPYLSGKTSLLESLLWVTNATTRKGKIADKNTVGDAAQEARDRQMSVEVNAASTEYGGVSFTFVDCPGSVEFMQETLDALMGVDAAIVVCEPDCNRVLTLAPLFQFLDDWEIPHLVFVNKMDRAHASFADILQALKSVSSRPLVPHQYPIGQGETITGFIDLITEQAYQYHPGAPADPIPLPEDLREQEHAARAEMLETLADFDDHLLEELLEDIEPPQDEILKDLKMELSADLIVPVLVGIAEQDFGVRPLLEALLREAPEPEVMAERRGMKADSQTPVAQVLKTYCTAQGGKLSLVRVWQGKLTDGMTLSGVRVGGMYRLTGQQQQTLQEAPTGSIVALGRMEGIKTGDTLSSDANVKPLPTADRLEPVYALAIVSEKRSDEVKLSSALAKLMEEDRSLHWEQHGDTHEVILWGQGEIHLQVALDRLRRKYGLPMNTHMPQVPYKETIKRVATNVHGRYKRQTGGHGQFGDVYIDIKPLPRGTGFNFDEKIVGGVVPRQYIPGVEMGVREFLNHGPLGFPVVDVAVTLTNGSYHSVDSSEQAFKQAARIAMQEGLVKCEPSLLEPILAVTISVPNTFTSNTLRLINGRRGQVLGYEAKPNWNGWDEVQAQIPQAEMQNLIVELRSLTMGVGSFRWQFDHLQEVPEKVAEKVVAKASSGNGHGHG
- the rpsP gene encoding 30S ribosomal protein S16, which gives rise to MIKLRLKRFGKKFEASYRIVAMNDTSRRDGRALEELGFYNPRTDEVKLKEDAIRRRLEQGAQPTDTVRRILEKANLVPARYKG